One region of Ahniella affigens genomic DNA includes:
- a CDS encoding serine hydrolase domain-containing protein, translating into MQWNVVIRIAGALAIALAVQHVSACADKPNQSDGDAKRFSVQLDGWLTKTKVASASVAVVRDGRLAFVAAAGHASPERAASPETLYNVASLAKPLTAEMSLRLLHDRHWSLDEPLDTWWVDPDIADDPRAKQLTARILLSHQSGFPNWRDGRLAFAFAPGTRFGYSGEGYEYLARALAARAGSGFESLMTKTVLEPLGMRRTVQTKQPWLHDQFAIPYDAEGHPMPPQFARSASAADDLYTTATDYAQLILSAMQGSGISKSLSAARQDIQVDRLHDLCGDRAPSRCPSAAGFGLGWEIFKIGNQRYLMHTGRDTGTFALAYFSPERQTGVVILTNSDQGAAVVLPILDHLALDPAFTDWLRELASGP; encoded by the coding sequence ATGCAATGGAATGTCGTAATTCGGATTGCCGGGGCCTTGGCGATTGCGCTGGCGGTTCAACATGTTTCGGCGTGTGCAGACAAGCCGAACCAATCGGATGGCGACGCCAAACGATTTTCAGTGCAATTGGATGGCTGGCTGACCAAGACCAAGGTGGCCAGTGCATCGGTGGCGGTCGTGCGCGATGGGCGCTTGGCGTTTGTTGCGGCCGCAGGTCATGCCAGTCCGGAGCGCGCGGCAAGCCCAGAGACCCTCTACAACGTGGCCTCACTCGCAAAGCCGCTGACCGCTGAGATGAGCTTGCGCTTGCTGCACGATCGCCACTGGTCGCTCGATGAGCCATTGGACACTTGGTGGGTTGATCCCGACATTGCGGACGATCCTCGTGCCAAACAGCTCACGGCCCGCATCCTGCTCAGCCACCAAAGCGGTTTTCCGAACTGGCGCGATGGGCGTCTGGCTTTCGCGTTTGCACCGGGAACCCGATTTGGATACTCCGGCGAAGGCTACGAATACCTGGCGCGGGCGCTTGCGGCGCGCGCCGGCAGCGGTTTCGAGTCTCTGATGACCAAGACGGTGCTGGAACCACTCGGCATGCGTCGCACGGTACAGACCAAGCAACCGTGGCTGCACGACCAATTCGCCATTCCGTATGACGCTGAGGGTCATCCCATGCCGCCACAGTTTGCGCGTAGCGCTTCAGCGGCCGACGATCTGTACACCACCGCGACCGACTATGCGCAATTGATCCTGTCGGCGATGCAGGGCAGCGGGATATCCAAGTCGCTCTCTGCGGCGCGCCAAGACATTCAGGTTGATCGACTGCATGACCTCTGTGGCGACCGCGCGCCGTCCCGCTGCCCCAGTGCCGCGGGGTTCGGGCTTGGCTGGGAAATCTTCAAGATCGGCAATCAGCGTTACCTGATGCACACCGGACGCGACACTGGCACGTTCGCATTGGCCTACTTCAGCCCTGAGCGCCAGACCGGTGTCGTGATTCTGACAAACAGCGACCAGGGTGCCGCCGTCGTGCTGCCGATTCTCGATCACCTGGCGTTGGATCCGGCTTTCACTGATTGGTTGCGGGAACTTGCTTCCGGACCATAG
- a CDS encoding GNAT family N-acetyltransferase, translating to MSTITVRHLEPADLPQIHALYGELQAYGDTLQLPYQPLSHWAQKLDPTRDGFYCLVAERAGEILGQLGLDLFRHPRRKHVATIGMGVKSTARRLGVGSALLSAAIDSCERWMNVRRIEIEVYTDNKAAIALYQKHGFVIEGTCRNYAYRDGRYVDAHVMARVTD from the coding sequence ATGTCCACCATCACTGTTCGCCATCTGGAACCAGCAGATCTACCTCAGATTCACGCGCTTTACGGTGAGCTTCAGGCCTATGGCGATACGCTCCAGCTGCCCTATCAGCCCTTGTCGCATTGGGCCCAGAAGCTCGACCCGACACGCGATGGCTTCTATTGCCTGGTCGCGGAGCGCGCCGGCGAAATACTAGGCCAACTCGGATTGGATCTATTCCGACATCCGCGCCGAAAGCACGTGGCGACCATCGGAATGGGCGTCAAGTCGACGGCACGCCGTCTGGGTGTGGGCAGCGCCCTATTGTCTGCGGCGATCGACAGCTGCGAGCGCTGGATGAATGTCCGCCGGATCGAGATCGAAGTTTATACCGATAACAAAGCCGCGATCGCGCTGTACCAAAAGCACGGCTTTGTGATTGAAGGCACGTGCCGGAACTACGCGTATCGCGATGGCCGGTATGTCGACGCGCATGTAATGGCACGCGTCACGGATTGA
- a CDS encoding helix-turn-helix transcriptional regulator, whose protein sequence is MPWSEAETRAMLRVAHRRWYFYALLVVLLMVSIWIGVSGMWMQMPLGARALAIGVAGFWVVVLWQKLRFARDVLADQHRMPNEHVGPVHLLPRQRVGWFAPMSYELCSGSIRASVGSVLPVLDSTTGLYRIRIGAVSRFLVSIAPCIDAPDPKPAPTAPAPSLSPREQALLDLLARGLSDKQIARELGLTPATVRTYNSNLFKKLGIADRDAAATWAARQSGDANLAGRDTTAGPVSNSS, encoded by the coding sequence ATGCCCTGGTCGGAAGCCGAGACACGCGCGATGCTGCGGGTGGCCCACAGGCGCTGGTATTTCTATGCGCTGTTGGTCGTCTTGCTGATGGTGTCGATCTGGATTGGTGTCAGCGGCATGTGGATGCAGATGCCGCTTGGCGCTCGCGCTCTGGCGATTGGCGTGGCGGGGTTCTGGGTCGTCGTGCTGTGGCAAAAACTCCGATTCGCCCGCGATGTGCTGGCCGACCAACACCGGATGCCTAACGAACATGTTGGCCCGGTTCACCTGTTGCCGCGGCAACGCGTTGGCTGGTTCGCGCCGATGAGCTATGAGCTTTGCAGCGGGAGCATTCGTGCCAGCGTCGGTTCTGTGTTGCCGGTTCTCGATTCAACCACCGGCTTGTACCGCATCCGTATCGGGGCAGTCTCACGATTCCTCGTCTCGATCGCGCCTTGCATCGACGCGCCTGACCCGAAACCTGCGCCGACGGCACCGGCGCCAAGCTTGAGCCCGCGCGAGCAGGCATTGCTGGATTTGTTGGCACGGGGGCTGTCCGACAAACAGATCGCGCGCGAACTGGGCCTGACGCCGGCAACCGTTCGCACGTACAACTCCAATCTGTTCAAGAAGCTGGGGATTGCCGATCGTGACGCCGCGGCGACTTGGGCGGCGCGCCAATCGGGCGACGCAAACTTGGCCGGACGCGACACGACCGCCGGCCCAGTGTCGAATTCATCGTGA
- a CDS encoding CPBP family intramembrane glutamic endopeptidase: MLNQKLPVIWSPRQGFVILIAFVVIYFALSGLHMAWVKHTIGFEAYLGPGPRMPPKVLILGQLFKAVAIGAVLYWLALKTAAQPASVLGLRMCERKWLVWALALALAGFVLMLVLAKFMVTALPDWARFAQARFAWSDAPAGQMLLLIGMTILITPVAEELFFRGFLLQWMGSRHRLWAAIGISSLMFGASHIIPSQVIVATFLAMGMSLLFLASRSILPSLIWHIVNNAIGVGMSLAANAGLLPSWLMPTAG, translated from the coding sequence ATGTTGAACCAAAAACTGCCCGTCATCTGGAGTCCGCGTCAAGGATTCGTGATCCTGATCGCCTTTGTGGTGATCTATTTCGCACTGAGTGGTCTGCATATGGCGTGGGTCAAGCACACCATCGGGTTTGAGGCCTACCTCGGGCCAGGGCCGCGGATGCCACCCAAAGTGCTCATCCTGGGCCAACTGTTCAAAGCTGTCGCGATCGGTGCGGTACTTTACTGGCTGGCTCTGAAAACAGCGGCGCAGCCCGCTTCTGTGCTCGGGCTCAGAATGTGTGAACGGAAATGGTTGGTGTGGGCCCTAGCGCTGGCACTCGCTGGATTCGTGTTGATGCTGGTGTTGGCGAAGTTCATGGTGACCGCGCTGCCCGACTGGGCCCGATTTGCGCAGGCGCGATTTGCCTGGAGTGATGCGCCGGCGGGCCAGATGCTGCTGCTGATAGGGATGACCATCTTGATCACGCCCGTGGCAGAAGAACTGTTCTTCCGCGGGTTCCTGTTGCAATGGATGGGTTCCCGGCACCGGTTGTGGGCGGCAATCGGGATCAGCTCGTTGATGTTCGGCGCCTCTCACATCATCCCATCCCAGGTCATCGTCGCAACGTTTCTGGCGATGGGCATGTCGCTGCTGTTTCTCGCCTCGCGCTCGATCTTGCCGAGCCTGATCTGGCACATCGTCAACAACGCCATCGGCGTGGGCATGAGTCTCGCAGCGAATGCCGGCCTCTTGCCGTCGTGGCTGATGCCGACCGCAGGTTGA
- a CDS encoding WD40/YVTN/BNR-like repeat-containing protein — MRWLGAAIFLMPVCALAQSGTWVPLGPAPATNGQVEGIAQGEVVGAVNALAAHPTDPDVVFAAAVNGGIWRTGNATASAPTWVPQTDSLGSLSLTSIEFDPTDSNAQTLVAGSGRTSSLSGLGGSLIGLLRTTDGGANWTPLTGTGVTLANRQIRGVAARGAILMAAVNAAAGDSNAGIYRSTDTGATFVLASGGVGTGLPVGRSTDLAADPTNAAVLYTPIIDGAAPGIYRTADTGATWSLVSDSAMNTQITNSSRTRIAVGRSNQVYVAVIRSGRLSNVYRSATGTGSFSDLGVPTTTELGNVQIGAHTGGQGGTHFSMAADPQDVNVVYLAGDRQPYPGEGNGSAVFFPTPNSIGAQDYSGRAFRGEFGGTPVWRPLTHNGTSNNSAPHADSRDMVFAANGVLLESDDGGVYRRTQPNSTAGVWQTANGNLQTTEYHSLAYDSFSDRVMGGAQDVGTHDEDDVAQRRFRSVSTGDGGDVTVSDVGATIVSTRYSSYQNLGAFARRTVNASNVVTSLTYPDLVTTDGTTFVGQFYTPIIANAAAANRLIIGGGAPGAPANAPAGVFESLNQGDTMTRVSVDQIRAFAGSPVVYGMPGNPGLLFYYGNDTTVAGDPAVLKLRTSDAGSLTALTSPGSIVDLDIDPSVNPASSPGAGRLFALTGTAVFFSSNTGSSFTNVTGNLITGFAPGALRAMVFIPDTDGALVVAGDRGVFAARASSNYLVWQRLGIGFPNAPVFELDYDGSDNKLLAGTLGRGAWALPEPFVLDALFRDSFE; from the coding sequence ATGCGTTGGTTGGGAGCTGCAATCTTTTTGATGCCAGTCTGTGCCCTGGCGCAGTCCGGGACTTGGGTGCCTTTGGGGCCAGCACCTGCCACGAATGGCCAGGTCGAAGGCATCGCGCAGGGCGAGGTGGTTGGTGCGGTGAATGCACTCGCCGCGCATCCGACCGACCCCGATGTCGTGTTCGCGGCGGCCGTCAACGGTGGCATTTGGCGCACCGGCAATGCGACGGCAAGCGCCCCGACTTGGGTACCGCAGACGGACAGTCTCGGCTCATTGTCGCTGACATCGATCGAGTTCGATCCCACCGATTCCAATGCCCAGACGCTCGTCGCCGGCTCTGGTCGCACCTCCAGTCTGAGTGGTCTGGGTGGCAGTTTGATCGGGTTGCTCCGGACGACGGATGGCGGCGCAAATTGGACACCGTTGACGGGCACCGGCGTCACGCTGGCGAATCGGCAAATCCGCGGCGTTGCGGCGCGTGGTGCCATCCTGATGGCGGCGGTCAACGCCGCAGCGGGCGATTCGAATGCTGGCATTTATCGGTCCACCGACACGGGCGCCACGTTCGTGCTTGCATCCGGTGGCGTCGGGACCGGGCTGCCAGTTGGCCGTTCCACGGACCTTGCGGCCGACCCAACCAACGCGGCCGTGCTGTACACACCCATCATCGATGGTGCGGCGCCGGGGATCTATCGCACCGCCGATACGGGTGCGACCTGGTCGCTCGTGTCCGACTCGGCCATGAACACGCAAATCACCAATTCGTCGCGCACGCGCATTGCTGTTGGCCGCAGCAATCAGGTGTATGTCGCGGTCATCCGTTCGGGGCGACTCTCCAATGTGTATCGGTCGGCCACGGGTACGGGTAGCTTCAGCGACCTGGGTGTGCCGACGACTACCGAATTGGGCAATGTGCAAATCGGCGCGCACACCGGTGGCCAGGGCGGCACGCACTTCTCCATGGCAGCCGATCCGCAAGACGTCAACGTGGTGTATCTCGCGGGCGACCGGCAACCCTATCCTGGTGAAGGTAACGGTTCGGCGGTGTTCTTTCCGACACCGAACTCGATTGGTGCGCAAGACTATTCTGGTCGCGCGTTCCGTGGCGAATTTGGCGGAACGCCAGTGTGGCGGCCGCTGACGCACAACGGCACGAGCAACAATTCCGCGCCACACGCCGACTCTCGGGACATGGTGTTCGCCGCAAACGGTGTGTTGCTGGAATCCGACGATGGCGGCGTTTATCGTCGCACCCAACCGAATTCCACTGCTGGTGTCTGGCAGACCGCGAACGGCAACTTGCAGACCACGGAGTATCACAGTCTTGCCTATGACAGCTTCAGCGACCGCGTGATGGGCGGCGCGCAGGATGTCGGGACGCATGACGAGGACGATGTTGCCCAGCGGCGCTTTCGCAGCGTTAGTACCGGTGATGGTGGCGATGTGACGGTAAGCGATGTCGGCGCGACCATAGTGTCCACGCGCTACAGCAGTTATCAGAACCTGGGGGCTTTTGCCCGGCGTACCGTGAACGCAAGCAATGTCGTGACGTCATTGACGTATCCGGACTTGGTGACCACCGACGGCACCACGTTCGTCGGGCAGTTCTATACGCCGATCATTGCGAATGCGGCGGCGGCCAATCGCCTGATCATTGGCGGCGGCGCGCCCGGCGCACCGGCCAATGCACCTGCAGGTGTGTTTGAGTCGTTGAATCAAGGTGACACGATGACGCGGGTCAGTGTCGATCAGATTCGCGCGTTCGCTGGGTCGCCGGTGGTCTATGGGATGCCGGGCAATCCCGGACTGCTGTTTTATTACGGCAATGACACCACCGTGGCTGGCGATCCGGCCGTTCTCAAACTTCGGACGAGCGACGCCGGATCACTGACGGCGCTGACGTCTCCAGGATCGATTGTTGACTTGGATATCGATCCGAGTGTGAATCCCGCCAGTTCCCCGGGTGCCGGCAGGTTGTTTGCGTTGACCGGAACGGCAGTGTTCTTCTCTAGCAACACGGGGTCCAGTTTCACGAACGTCACGGGCAATCTGATCACCGGTTTTGCACCCGGTGCGTTGCGTGCGATGGTCTTTATCCCCGATACGGATGGGGCCTTGGTAGTCGCCGGAGACCGCGGTGTATTCGCCGCTCGTGCCAGCAGCAACTACCTTGTCTGGCAACGCCTTGGAATCGGATTTCCGAATGCCCCGGTGTTCGAGTTGGACTACGACGGGTCCGACAATAAGCTGCTGGCCGGCACACTGGGACGCGGCGCGTGGGCATTGCCGGAGCCATTCGTTCTCGACGCCTTGTTCCGCGACAGTTTTGAGTGA
- a CDS encoding ABC transporter permease: MNALLLRKIWRDMQQFRARTGLAIAALGIALLAAGTVLAALEIMQQAISEQFLRSQPVSATLRFDHVSPELLAAVRAQPEIAAVRARRVWSTTVHTEQGTIPLQLFAYQDWTPTDLGRLQPIRGNWPPAPNTIVLEQSALTLLAADQVETLEVLAATSMRQLTISGVARDVALAPAWMEHVAYGFADIETLQSLGAAGGFDSLQFRVRDPNATRASVREVAATINRLAHELGLTLRAVDVPQPGEHIHARQMNSLLLTQAAFGIAAIVAALFLFYNLTTAMLAREARQIAVLKTIGAGPTTILMLYLCASATQGLLAALLVLPVVAYAGSAYGALKLSMLNFDPSMAALAWRTLLLLLAIGALAPMLASLGPVLRTLGVPVLAGLLQGSDGIGHASWRLPGRALLPVPMRWALDQAFRQPRRALLSVLGLGLGGAIFLAAASVRVAVQGAVDHLFRSQRYDVMLLWSEPPPTTLLAQVSADVPAVLKTEVWSRKSVALTAQDGLIEPSFPLLGIPANSEMLALSLSSGRMLTAGSARELVVSRALQIAQPTLRVGAEVVLLDTGAEPWRVIGAFDAGPQAMAYAPIATVQPLSGARLSLLVQGRSQTATAQLAMIQALTDAFGNAGWTVSSSRRPDANREAIEDHLLMVLDFLRAMGVVMLVVAWFNLTAVINLGVLERQREIAVLRAIGATPTRIGRLILLESLSLALFAWVFSIAVAWPAATWLAQAFGRIMFTLPAVTLAPLKDLLAWLFICTIVAFLASLWPTWQAKRLSVAEVLQGA; this comes from the coding sequence ATGAACGCCCTGTTGCTCCGTAAGATTTGGCGCGATATGCAGCAATTTCGGGCTCGGACCGGGCTCGCGATCGCGGCGCTTGGTATTGCCTTGCTCGCGGCCGGGACCGTGCTCGCGGCGCTCGAGATCATGCAGCAGGCGATCAGCGAACAGTTTCTGCGTAGTCAGCCGGTGTCTGCGACCTTGCGCTTCGACCACGTTTCGCCCGAGCTGCTGGCGGCGGTACGCGCGCAACCAGAGATTGCCGCCGTGCGTGCGCGCCGAGTCTGGTCCACCACGGTGCACACCGAACAGGGCACGATCCCACTGCAGCTGTTTGCGTACCAGGATTGGACACCAACCGATCTTGGCCGCCTACAGCCGATACGTGGCAATTGGCCGCCGGCGCCAAACACGATCGTGCTCGAACAGTCCGCGCTGACCTTGCTAGCCGCCGATCAAGTCGAGACGTTGGAGGTCTTGGCGGCCACGTCAATGCGGCAGCTCACGATCAGCGGCGTGGCGCGCGATGTAGCCCTGGCGCCAGCGTGGATGGAACATGTCGCTTATGGTTTTGCCGACATCGAAACGCTGCAATCACTCGGCGCCGCGGGCGGATTCGATAGTCTGCAGTTTCGAGTTCGCGATCCGAACGCAACGCGCGCATCGGTGCGCGAGGTTGCCGCGACGATCAACCGGCTGGCGCATGAATTGGGCTTGACCCTGCGCGCGGTCGACGTACCTCAGCCGGGCGAACACATTCATGCTCGGCAAATGAATTCCCTGCTGCTCACGCAAGCCGCCTTTGGGATCGCGGCGATTGTCGCGGCGCTGTTTCTGTTCTACAACCTGACGACTGCGATGCTGGCCAGGGAGGCCCGTCAGATCGCGGTTTTGAAAACCATCGGCGCCGGGCCGACTACCATCCTGATGCTCTATCTGTGCGCATCGGCGACACAGGGTCTGCTCGCGGCGCTTTTGGTGCTGCCAGTGGTCGCTTACGCCGGCAGCGCCTATGGCGCGCTGAAGCTGTCAATGCTCAATTTCGATCCATCGATGGCCGCTCTGGCTTGGCGAACGCTCTTGCTACTGCTTGCCATCGGCGCACTGGCACCCATGCTTGCCAGCCTCGGACCCGTGCTGCGCACCTTGGGCGTCCCTGTACTAGCTGGCTTGCTGCAAGGCTCCGATGGTATCGGGCACGCCAGCTGGCGATTGCCAGGGCGTGCGCTGCTGCCGGTGCCAATGCGCTGGGCGCTTGATCAAGCGTTCCGACAACCGCGCCGGGCGCTCCTGAGTGTCCTCGGTCTCGGTTTGGGCGGGGCGATTTTTCTCGCGGCCGCAAGCGTGCGTGTGGCCGTGCAAGGCGCGGTCGATCATCTGTTCCGCAGTCAACGCTACGACGTCATGTTGTTGTGGTCCGAACCGCCGCCAACAACATTATTGGCGCAAGTCAGTGCAGACGTGCCGGCCGTCCTGAAGACTGAAGTCTGGTCGCGGAAGAGCGTCGCACTCACTGCTCAGGACGGTTTGATCGAACCCTCATTTCCGCTGCTCGGCATCCCGGCCAACTCCGAGATGCTCGCACTCAGCTTGAGCAGCGGCCGGATGCTGACCGCCGGATCAGCACGCGAACTCGTCGTCAGTCGCGCCTTGCAGATCGCGCAACCAACCTTGCGTGTGGGCGCTGAGGTCGTTCTCTTGGACACGGGTGCGGAACCCTGGCGGGTCATCGGAGCGTTCGATGCCGGGCCGCAGGCGATGGCGTATGCCCCGATCGCCACCGTGCAGCCCCTGTCTGGCGCGCGACTCAGTTTGCTCGTGCAAGGCCGCTCTCAGACTGCGACGGCGCAGTTGGCGATGATCCAGGCGCTGACCGACGCCTTTGGAAACGCCGGATGGACCGTCAGCTCGAGTCGGCGACCCGACGCAAATCGTGAGGCAATCGAGGACCATTTGTTGATGGTCCTCGACTTCCTTCGTGCGATGGGCGTCGTCATGTTGGTGGTCGCATGGTTCAATCTGACCGCAGTGATCAATCTTGGTGTGCTGGAACGTCAGCGCGAGATCGCCGTGCTGCGCGCAATCGGTGCAACGCCGACGCGGATCGGGCGACTGATCCTGCTCGAATCACTCAGCCTCGCATTGTTTGCCTGGGTGTTCTCAATTGCCGTGGCCTGGCCGGCCGCGACTTGGCTGGCACAGGCCTTCGGCCGGATCATGTTCACACTTCCAGCGGTGACGCTCGCCCCACTAAAGGATCTGTTGGCCTGGCTGTTCATTTGCACCATCGTTGCGTTTCTGGCGAGCCTTTGGCCAACCTGGCAGGCCAAGCGGCTATCCGTCGCTGAGGTCCTTCAGGGCGCTTGA